A stretch of Desulfobacter hydrogenophilus DNA encodes these proteins:
- the istA gene encoding IS21 family transposase, with protein sequence MDILDLHRSGLTQRAIARRLGISRNTVKKYLEAPESCLKNPKSYHRTSILDPYHNTIKAWLDEDEYYTATWIYDRLVNQGYTGSYETVKRKVGKFKKQKQKIAYMRFETEPGHQAQVDFGEFQVELPDGSIKKLYLFSMILGYSRKIYTELIERCDMPSFLDCHIHAFEYFAGVSDQILYDRMKNVYIAKLTGKDKFNSTLIGFAVHYGFVPKVAPAYAAWVKGKVERPYTFIREGFWRGYGFVNLVRANKNLWSWIIKKDERIHGTTHEKVSTRFKREQPHLNALPPQTFDTSYRIYRRVYKDCTVHFQGNRYVTPHTLVGEQVILRPKDGQLRILQNCWLVVTYEIPSTKGNLVQKKRFYEDMKKDIDMNRRKYHHGKKGKGRAKQTISPQKPQYDMDVEVRSISAYEEIMQEVSS encoded by the coding sequence TTGGATATACTGGATCTGCACAGGTCCGGCTTGACCCAGCGGGCCATAGCCCGGCGCCTGGGCATAAGCCGTAACACCGTCAAAAAGTATCTTGAAGCCCCGGAAAGTTGCTTAAAAAATCCAAAGTCATACCATCGCACGAGTATTCTTGATCCTTATCACAACACCATCAAGGCCTGGCTTGACGAAGACGAGTATTACACCGCCACCTGGATTTATGACCGTCTTGTCAACCAAGGATATACCGGTAGTTATGAAACCGTGAAGCGAAAGGTCGGTAAATTCAAGAAACAAAAACAAAAAATTGCCTACATGCGCTTTGAGACCGAACCCGGCCACCAGGCCCAGGTGGATTTTGGAGAATTTCAGGTTGAGCTTCCCGATGGCAGTATAAAGAAGCTGTATCTGTTTTCAATGATTCTGGGATATTCCCGGAAAATCTATACAGAATTGATCGAACGATGCGACATGCCAAGCTTTCTTGACTGCCATATACACGCCTTTGAATACTTCGCTGGCGTCTCGGATCAGATACTCTATGATCGCATGAAAAATGTGTATATCGCCAAGCTGACCGGTAAGGACAAGTTTAATTCAACCCTGATAGGATTTGCCGTTCATTACGGATTTGTTCCCAAAGTGGCCCCCGCTTATGCCGCCTGGGTCAAGGGAAAGGTCGAACGTCCTTATACCTTCATCCGGGAAGGCTTTTGGCGGGGATACGGCTTTGTAAACCTGGTTAGGGCCAACAAGAACCTTTGGTCTTGGATTATAAAAAAGGATGAACGGATTCATGGCACGACCCATGAGAAAGTCAGCACCCGGTTTAAGCGGGAGCAGCCACATTTAAATGCACTGCCTCCCCAGACGTTCGACACCTCGTATCGTATTTACCGGCGGGTGTATAAAGACTGCACTGTCCACTTTCAAGGAAATCGCTATGTCACACCCCACACCCTGGTAGGAGAACAGGTCATACTTCGCCCGAAAGATGGTCAGCTACGTATTCTCCAAAACTGTTGGCTGGTAGTTACCTATGAGATTCCATCAACAAAAGGCAATTTGGTGCAGAAGAAGAGATTCTACGAGGACATGAAAAAGGACATTGACATGAATCGGCGCAAATATCACCACGGTAAAAAAGGTAAGGGACGGGCGAAACAGACTATCAGTCCCCAGAAGCCACAATATGACATGGATGTTGAGGTTCGCTCCATCTCTGCATATGAAGAAATAATGCAGGAGGTGTCTTCATGA
- the istB gene encoding IS21-like element helper ATPase IstB has translation MSDTLVMDRIESNLSRLKLSRIYEVLGSLAKTAEEQGKSYLSFLDELLEEEVAAKEQRRIETALRISGLPYIKSIDDFDFAFQPGLDKQKIMGLFDLSFIREKGNVIFLGPPGVGKTHLAISLALKACQSGMSIYFTNMEDLIIKLRKDHEAGKPGKGRGYYKSSLVVVDEVGYTPITREECNLFFRFIANRYEKNSTIITSNKAFGDWTELFHDPIIVTAILDRLLHHSAVVNIKGNSYRLKGKKP, from the coding sequence ATGAGTGATACCCTTGTAATGGATCGTATTGAATCCAACCTTAGCCGGCTAAAACTCTCCCGGATCTATGAAGTTTTAGGCAGCCTTGCCAAAACAGCCGAGGAGCAGGGAAAAAGTTATCTGTCTTTTCTGGATGAACTGCTTGAAGAAGAAGTGGCGGCGAAGGAGCAGCGCCGGATCGAAACCGCATTAAGGATATCAGGACTGCCGTATATCAAAAGCATAGATGATTTTGACTTCGCCTTCCAACCCGGTCTGGATAAACAAAAAATCATGGGGCTTTTTGATCTGAGCTTTATCCGTGAAAAAGGCAATGTGATTTTTCTTGGCCCTCCTGGTGTGGGAAAGACGCATCTTGCGATATCACTTGCGTTGAAGGCATGCCAATCGGGCATGAGTATCTATTTTACTAACATGGAAGATTTGATTATCAAGCTGCGAAAGGATCACGAGGCTGGGAAGCCGGGTAAGGGCCGTGGATACTATAAATCGTCCTTGGTCGTCGTTGATGAAGTGGGTTACACGCCCATCACCCGGGAAGAATGCAATTTATTCTTTCGTTTTATTGCCAACCGTTATGAAAAAAACAGCACCATTATCACATCAAATAAGGCGTTCGGAGACTGGACAGAGCTGTTCCATGACCCGATCATAGTGACGGCCATCCTTGATCGACTACTTCACCACAGCGCCGTCGTTAATATTAAGGGTAACAGTTATAGACTGAAAGGTAAAAAGCCATGA